A stretch of Shinella zoogloeoides DNA encodes these proteins:
- a CDS encoding ABC transporter permease, with the protein MRALITSVYLFLYTPIALVVLFSFNAGRSASEFTGFSTQWYGKALANPFLVTALQNSLIIALTSATLAAVFGTMAALGLERLGSRARLLFDGLLAAAIVVPGVVIGIATLVALVAVFGAVNPAIAALWPGERPPQLGLGYGSIIAAHGLFTMALVTMIVKARIATLGRDIVEASADLYATPLTTFRDIVLPQILPSVLAGFLLAFTFSFDDFIVAFFVAGSKTTLPIYVFASIRRGVTPEVNAIATMVLVASLFLILVARLLMREKTTKPPAGE; encoded by the coding sequence ATGCGCGCGCTGATAACCTCCGTCTACCTCTTCCTCTATACGCCGATCGCGCTGGTCGTGCTGTTCTCGTTCAATGCGGGGCGCAGCGCCAGCGAATTCACGGGCTTCTCGACGCAATGGTACGGCAAGGCGCTCGCCAATCCGTTCCTCGTCACCGCGTTGCAGAACAGCCTGATCATCGCCCTGACCAGCGCCACGCTCGCCGCCGTCTTCGGCACCATGGCCGCGCTCGGCCTCGAACGCCTCGGCAGCCGCGCCCGCCTCCTCTTCGACGGCCTGCTCGCCGCCGCCATCGTCGTGCCGGGCGTCGTCATCGGCATCGCGACGCTGGTCGCGCTCGTCGCCGTCTTCGGCGCGGTCAATCCCGCCATCGCCGCGCTCTGGCCGGGCGAGAGGCCACCGCAGCTCGGCCTCGGCTACGGCTCGATCATCGCGGCGCACGGCCTTTTCACCATGGCGCTCGTCACCATGATCGTGAAGGCGCGCATCGCCACGCTCGGGCGCGATATAGTGGAAGCCTCGGCCGATCTCTACGCCACGCCCCTCACCACCTTCCGCGATATCGTGCTGCCGCAGATATTGCCCTCGGTGCTGGCCGGCTTCCTGCTCGCCTTCACCTTCTCCTTCGACGATTTCATCGTCGCCTTCTTCGTCGCCGGCTCCAAGACGACGCTGCCGATCTACGTCTTCGCCTCCATCCGCCGCGGCGTGACGCCGGAGGTCAACGCCATCGCCACCATGGTGCTGGTCGCCTCGCTCTTCCTCATCCTCGTCGCCCGCCTGCTGATGCGGGAAAAGACGACGAAACCGCCTGCCGGAGAATGA